In Canis lupus dingo isolate Sandy chromosome 25, ASM325472v2, whole genome shotgun sequence, one genomic interval encodes:
- the NKX2-6 gene encoding homeobox protein Nkx-2.6 gives MLLNPVTSTPFSVDDILRLEREQIGSESLQLRGARRSPERFQCQRLLPEPRKAAVPGTCSGGGGGDSGDSGRRRDQSGSPPGAPCETVSQMEAERVGEPQPGLRAAPPLRGGTRGPERGVGDVGTGARGDGTEQPKERQRRRPRVLFSQAQVLALERRFKQQRYLSAPEREHLAGALQLTPTQVKIWFQNRRYKCKRQRQDKSLELAGHPLAPRRVAVPVLVRDGKPCLGPGAPAFPGPYGAPAAPYSCYGGYAGAPFGAGYGGGYASAPPRPAPPAALAGAGLGGGGPGGTSQGPVAAALQGVRAW, from the exons ATGCTGCTGAACCCCgtcacctccacccccttctCGGTCGATGACATCCTGAGGCTGGAGCGCGAGCAGATTGGTTCCGAGTCCTTGCAACTCCGGGGGGCACGGAGGAGCCCTGAACGTTTTCAGTGTCAGCGACTCCTCCCAGAACCGCGAAAGGCAGCGGTTCCCGGCACCTgcagtggcggcggcggcggcgacagCGGCGACAGCGGCAGAAGGCGGGACCAGTCGGGGTCTCCTCCTGGTGCTCCCTGCGAGACGGTCTCGCAGATGGAGGCGGAACGCGTGGGAGAGCCAC AGCCGGGCCTCCGCgcagcccctcccctccgcgGCGGGACCCGGGGGCCAGAGCGCGGCGTTGGCGACGTTGGCACCGGCGCGCGCGGGGACGGCACCGAGCAGCCCAAGGAGCGGCAGCGGCGGAGGCCGCGCGTGCTCTTCTCGCAGGCGCAGGTGCTGGCGCTGGAGCGGCGCTTCAAGCAGCAGCGGTACCTGTCGGCGCCCGAGCGCGAGCACCTGGCCGGCGCGCTGCAGCTCACGCCCACGCAGGTCAAGATCTGGTTCCAGAACCGGCGCTACAAGTGCAAGAGACAGCGCCAGGACAAGTCCCTGGAGCTGGCGGGCCACCCCCTAGCGCCGCGCCGGGTGGCGGTGCCGGTGCTGGTGCGGGATGGCAAGCCCTGCCTGGGCCCCGGCGCGCCAGCTTTTCCCGGGCCCTACGGCGCCCCCGCGGCTCCCTACTCCTGTTACGGCGGCTACGCGGGCGCTCCTTTCGGCGCAGGCTACGGCGGGGGCTACGCCAGTGCACCCCCGCGTCCCGCGCCGCCCGCAGCCCTGGCCGGCGCGGGGTTGGGTGGGGGTGGCCCCGGCGGCACCTCGCAGGGCCCTGTGGCCGCCGCGCTGCAGGGTGTCAGGGCCTGGTGA